In the genome of Raphanus sativus cultivar WK10039 chromosome 9, ASM80110v3, whole genome shotgun sequence, the window TTTCGATATGTTCGAAGGTTCGAATCTCCATGGACCCAAAAAGAATTTCAGCCACAGAGGTTCAGCTTTGAGAGAAAACCATCCAAACCACCGATTAGATCATCCATTACTAAATgacatatttttgatttttttgttagtaCTTATAAGTATGCAGATctttttagataaatattagttattgaAAATTATTAGTTAGAATAACTTTTTTGGACTCTccaacaatttaaaattttattaaagttaaATATATTACTAATAGTTTATAGTAAATTTCTATGTTAAATTATAgtcaaaatctaaaatactaACTAAAAGTTAACCGCAAAACAGTTTTCTTCTTGTTGTAATTTATCCTTTTACGTTTTTGCAGCATACTAACCTTTATCCAAAAATTTCATTTGCCCTTTTgtcttttaattatataatttagtttctaTTGAAAATTCTAGTATCGATCGCCACAagtgaaatatttgttttgaaattgaaaatgaTAAAGAATTACTTGCGATCTACCATGTCacaaaaatgttaaacaaattGGATATGTTGTAAATTGAGACGACTATGATTGAAAGCCTTAACTATAAAAGTTTAACAGATGAATTTTGCAGGAAAAAAGTAAgaaattctatattttaataataaatgtcttttttttttgtcagcaacaaaAACAGACTCAAATAGACTCTGTTAACCAAACTGGTGGCTCCGCATCCATATGAACGACAAAAGACGGTTGTTTCcttgcactgcgtgctaaactgTCCGCCTTTATATTTTGTGTTCGTGGTATATGAACGAGCTCTGAACTGTTGAAACTTCTCTTCAAAActttaggggggtgtattcaaccgagagttttaagtgatttgtattaaaatgacaaatctactgttattcaaacatgaatttaaaaaactcatttaaaatccaatgttattgaacttgatatTTCATAAAGTACTccgaaatccactgttattgaaaatattttaaattgtggagttttaaagttttgaggtgattttagggtgtttgggtggagtttcttagttaaaaaaattagaactcaaatcccatggttttaggtgatattctagagtagtttaacaaaaatcacttaaatctctgcaacttattaaaatcatctaaaactctattaaaaatcaaatcacatcaaatgttaaattgaatacacccctCTAAATGTCTTCTAGATAACTTGCAAATGCTGGccactcctctggttccgaaaccatcttcaccaactgagaacaatccgttgcaaacgtgacTAAAATTGTCTTAAATTCTTcatgcattccattgcccaaatgaGGACTTCCAGCTCTGAATGTAGGGCCGAGTTAGCCGCTCTTGTATTCCTTGCTCCCATAAGTCCATCAAACCCTTCTAGGATGCTGTACCATCCTTGGCCTGAAAATCTGTCCGTATCTTTCCATGAGCCATCCGTAAAACACCATCTACCTGGTATGTTTGGTAAGATCGGTTCTGATAACCTATTTCGATCTATATCCTGAATCAAACTAGTTTGTGCCTCATCCCATAGTAATGCCTCCTTTTCATAAGATCCAAGCAAAATGATGGTCATTCCACCCTGACGGAATCCTCCAgaataaataatccatatttgtaAACAAAGACTTTGTCGGAAAAATATCCGGGTTGGATGGAATTTTTGACAAAGCCCAAATCTGAATTGCCGGGAGGCACTCAAAAAACACATGGTTTATTGATTCCTCCGGTTCTCCACATCTGTCACAAAATGTATCCCCCTTCAAACCTCTTGCCATTAGTTTTTTCTTAACCGATATACATCCAGAAACTAGCTGCCATAAGAAATGCTTCATCTTTGGTGGGCACTTTATTTTCCAGCAGTTAGCCTTTAACGGAATCACCGAAGGGCCATGTTCTTGTATTTTTTGACCTCTTATCCGGATAAACCTGCTCCACTTGATATCCCGATTTGACTGTGTACCTCCCATTCAATGTAAAATGCTAGCCAGTCCGATCCTCTAGCCCAGATCGACTCAGTGGCAAACTCTCAATAAGTTTCGCATCGTGTGGTTCCACCAGTGTCCTTATAGCCTGTATATTCTAGGTTCTCGATGTTGCATCAATAAGAGCATCCACCGTTAGATCCGGATAAAGagtatgattatttttatttgctggtctcgggcgggtGGATGGGAGCCACGGATCATTCCATACCGAGATGGATGatcctgttcccacccttttgattagtcttttgctaaccagagatctaacAGAGATAATACTACGTCATCCATAAGACGCCGAGTATGACCTAATTGGTTCCAAGGGCGAAGCATTCCAATGTAAAATGCTAGCCGGCCCGATCCTCTAGCCCAGATCGACTCAGCGGCAAACTCTCAATAAGTTTCGCATCGTGTGGTTCCACCAGTGTCCTTATAGCCTGTATATTCCAGGTTCTCGATGTTGCATCAATAAGAGCATCCACCGTTAGATCCGGATAAAGagtatgattatttttatttgctggtctcgggtgGGTGGATGGGAGCCACGGATCATTCCATACCGAGATGGATGATcatgttcccacccttttgattagtcattttctaaccagagatctagcagagatAATACTACGCCATCCATAAGACGCCGAGTATGACCTAATTGGTTCCAAGGGCGATGCATTCCTGAAATACCTCTCCTTAAAAACTCGAGAAAACAAAGTATTTGGTTTCTCTATTAAACGCCATAGTTGTTTCCCTAACATGGCTGTGTTAAAGTCCATGAAATCCTTAAAACCCAAACCTCCTTCTTCTTTGGGTTTACACACTTTGTCCCATGATTGCCAGTGCATCCCCCTCGTATTACCTGAtggactccaccaaaattgaGCAACTGCACTTGTGAGTTTCTTAATAATTGTTTTCGGAATACGAAAACATGACATTACATGATTTGGTAAGGCCGTTACAACTGATTTTATCATCACCTCCTTCCCTCCCTTCgtgaaaaatttaaaagtccaTCTATTTATTCTGATGTTTAAACGCTCTTGGACAAATCCAAATACCTGTGTTTTTGGTCTTCCCAAATTCTCCGGAATACCCAAATATGATCCCATGTCACCCAGAATTTGTATTCCTAAACAATCCCGAAGTTCCTGTTCCTGCCTGATAGACTTCTCAATTTTATGACCAAATTGAATTGATGATTTCtcaaaattaagttttttgtaaataatttatgaaattttatctGTATGaagttttttgtatttttattattttgataaaatatgtataaaggCATATTTTAAGTTAGGCTTGGGACAGTATAAAACTTAGACCGGCAGCTACACCAAGATTTTTTGATGTAACATGGATTGCGGTAAAAGACAGGCTTGCTACATGTGACAGAATCACCAAATGGAATACACATGCGAGCTTGGAGTGTGTTCTATGCAATAATCAGGACAGGAGGAAACACGAGACCATTAATCTTTGAATGCTCGTACTCAGAGGAAGTTTGGAAGGGTCTAACCTATAATCTTCTTGGAGCTTGTATACCAACAGTTGGCCTGATCTATTGAAGATTTTGGTGGATCAATCGACAAAACAACTCTGTTTCTTATCAGAAATGTGTTCCAAGCAACCTTATACTCACTTTGGTGGGAATGAAATGGACGTAGGCATGGTGCGTCACACCATACTGCTAAAGAGCTACATCGATAGGACTGGGAGAAACAGGATCACAGTTACACAAAGACTAGGAGAAAGGGGTATGAAGAAGCCATGAGAAAATGGTTTGACACACTATGACACTCTTGTTTGATGTCATATTGAGTTCAAGTTTTTTTACCATTCAATCTTAGAATAGCTTATAGACTTCAACACAATAATGCATTCTTTGTAAAGAAGCTTGTCTTCTTTTGTCCTTCACTAGTTGACAGTTCGCTATCAATACTGTGATTATTTTGTATCTTTCACTAAATCCAGTTTGaagttttcttataatttttaatatatttatccaAATACTATAAATAGCTCggttttattaatataaatcatgtctttttatttttttttaaattggaaagTAACCCAGATGAAGAATGAGTTTAAAGATTACATGCACTGAATGAAATACTGACTCAACAAGACAATATAAAAGAAATCTTTGCTACTTcatgataatttatttgttcTGGACTGTTGTTACAAATGTGTCGATGTTAACATCTGTAGAGCCTCCTTCACTGAGTGACTTGACAGCCAAGTCTCTCCATTTCTTTGCATTCTCCTTCATCTCTTTGCTCTTCTCTCCTTCCATCACTTCCCTAATGCTAGACTCAATCTCCTCTCTCTTGGCAATCCCGCTCTCATTGTCTATCTTCACACGGACTCCAGCCTTCCACACATCTTGTATGTACTTTGCGTCCATAGGTTGATCGGTCCATTGAGGCATAGCCACCATGGGAACCCCGAAGGTTAATGCCTCCATAGTTGAGTTCCAGCCACAATGAGTCAAGAAACAACCAATGGCTTTGTTTGATAGAACGTCAAGCTGAGGACTCCATTTCAAGACCAAGCACTTGTCTTTATCGAGTGTCTCAAGAAACCCTGATGGCAGTTTTGCCTCCTCTGAATCTCTGACAACCCACAGGAAGCTGAAGTTGCTTACTGCTAAAGCAAGTTCCTCCATCTGCACATTGTTCAGCTTAGCAATGCTCCCGAATGCTACATACACCACAGACCCTTGTGGCTTTGTGTTGAGCCAGGTAGTGCAGAAGGCAGTGTCTTTGGAATCAAAGAGATTCAGATCGTAGTCTGTGTCTGATTTGATCCTTTGGTCTAAGTACATCGATGGAATAGTCGGACCAATTGTCAAAACAGGACAAACTTTTGACAACAACTCCTTCTCCTGAAACGAAAATACACGCTAATTAGGACACAAAACATAGCAATTAAGACATGAACAAGAAAACAACATGGTTGAGAAAGTTGTAAGAAGAAGTGTCTAACATGAAGCTCCAACTCTTGAAAGGTATTCACGAGTACAAAATCTGCTTTCTCAAAGTTTGTAAACTGTTGGAGCACCATCTCAAAGTAAGCAGGGTAAGATCCATAAACAGATAGAAAAGAAGGCAAATCTTGGAACTCAAGAAAAGGCAAATCTTTAATGGGAAGCTTCGAGATACCCTGGTTTATGTAAGAAAGATAGTAAACGTAGTTAACAGCACAAGACTGCGTAAAGAAAGGAGCCGCAGCTAAACCAAACTCTCGTGCAACGTCGAGTGCCCAAGGCATGAAAGCATCATAGACGATACAAGTGATGGGGTTATCACTTGTCTGGTGTTTGCGGATGATATCTGCAATCGTTTTGGAGCCGAAGGTTTTGAAGTTTTGGAGGTAGTCATGGATCGAGCCAGATGGGTCGAAGCCGTGATCGTCGTAGCCGTCAGAGATGGTGGCTATGGAGACTGGACCAGATGGGTCAGGTTTGATGGAGTTGAAAATGAAAGTGGTGAGAGTGAGAGtggttttaagacctttagaGATGAGTCGTTTACAGAATTGGCGGATTGGTGTGATGTGTCCTTGGGCTGGATATGGCACCGCCAATACATGTCCTCTCTtattctccatctctctctctctctcaaaatgtTTTGCTTAAACCAAAGTGAATATGCCCTTGGAGATAATGCGAATACTTATTGACAGGTTTGTCAAGTTCTGCCTTTTGATGAGAACGTTGTAATCAACAAGAGAGAGTTTTGTTTCTCATTTAATTTTAGGAAAAGATGGGATTAAGAAGAGAAAATCAA includes:
- the LOC108827446 gene encoding UDP-glycosyltransferase 74F2, with the protein product MENKRGHVLAVPYPAQGHITPIRQFCKRLISKGLKTTLTLTTFIFNSIKPDPSGPVSIATISDGYDDHGFDPSGSIHDYLQNFKTFGSKTIADIIRKHQTSDNPITCIVYDAFMPWALDVAREFGLAAAPFFTQSCAVNYVYYLSYINQGISKLPIKDLPFLEFQDLPSFLSVYGSYPAYFEMVLQQFTNFEKADFVLVNTFQELELHEKELLSKVCPVLTIGPTIPSMYLDQRIKSDTDYDLNLFDSKDTAFCTTWLNTKPQGSVVYVAFGSIAKLNNVQMEELALAVSNFSFLWVVRDSEEAKLPSGFLETLDKDKCLVLKWSPQLDVLSNKAIGCFLTHCGWNSTMEALTFGVPMVAMPQWTDQPMDAKYIQDVWKAGVRVKIDNESGIAKREEIESSIREVMEGEKSKEMKENAKKWRDLAVKSLSEGGSTDVNIDTFVTTVQNK